One Setaria viridis chromosome 5, Setaria_viridis_v4.0, whole genome shotgun sequence genomic region harbors:
- the LOC117855450 gene encoding uncharacterized protein — MASPLTETSPPPTLRDVIGHDDDDDNFIAEEEEEEDEDEEDEWDMSKRLSRLSMEGSDGGDADDEDGGDGEDEEEEADDDDEFEVRSDFNGATYGGGAHHPWPPYDGLQAAPSSASLPGTPDRGAQAAGARSSPPWWPGPSGGNKEYASETEARWPPEGGRGGRRPWQRRERMAREVWLERAWRMRKQRRQLQEAAVPVVVLGGGGGSPASFRGGGVAMDMEEVRACRDLGLDLPCDWTVEIPSHALSGVDTASSGGNSPASGSWRISSPGDDPKDVKARLKVWAQAVALASASRLGS; from the exons ATGGCGTCCCCGTTGACAGAAACCTCGCCTCCCCCGACCCTCCGAGACGTCATCGGccacgatgacgacgatgacaaCTTCatcgcggaggaggaggaggaggaagatgaggacgaggaggatgagTGGGACATGAGCAAGCGCCTGTCCCGCCTGTCCATGGAgggctccgacggcggcgacgccgacgacgaggacggcggagacggcgaggatgaagaggaggaggcggacgacgacgacgagttcGAGGTGCGGTCGGACTTCAACGGCGCGacgtacggcggcggcgcgcaccaTCCGTGGCCCCCCTACGACGGGCTGCAGGCGGCCCCGTCGTCGGCGTCGCTCCCCGGCACGCCCGACCgcggcgcgcaggcggcgggggcgcggtcGTCGCCACCGTGGTGGCCCGGTCCGAGCGGCGGCAATAAGGAGTACGCGAGCGAGACGGAGGCGCGGTGGCCGCCcgagggcgggcgcggcgggaggcggccgtgGCAGCGGCGCGAGCGGATGGCGCGGGAGGTGTGGCTGGAGCGCGCGTGGCGGATGCggaagcagcggcggcagctgcaggaggcggcggtgccggtggtggtcctcggcggcgggggcggctccCCCGCCTCGTTccgtggcggtggcgtggcgaTGGACATGGAGGAGGTCCGCGCGTGCCGGGACCTGGGGCTGGACCTCCCCTGCGACTGGACCGTGGAGATCCCCTCCCACGCGCTCTCCGGCGTCGACACCGCCAGCAGCGGCGGCAACTCGCCGGCCTCGGGCAGCTGGCGCATCTCCAGCCCCG GGGACGACCCCAAGGACGTGAAGGCGCGGCTCAAGGTGTGGGCGCAGGCCGTGGCGCTCGCGTCCGCCTCTCGCCTCGGCTCCTGA